TTGCACCGCTCAAATCCGTTTCCATTCCTCGTTTGGAGCTCTCTGCTGCTACTTTATCTGTCCACCATGATAGGATGCTCAAGAGAGAGAGTGAGATGTCATTCAGCGACCCTTCTGTTTTCTGGACCGATAGTATGTCCGTATTGCGTTACGTGAAAAACGAGAGCAAACGTTTCCATACTTTCGTTGCAAATCGCATAACAACAATTCGAGATGGTTCTACTCCAGACCAGTGGTATCACGTAGAGGGTGCTATGAATCCAGGTGATCATACCTCCAGAGGACTTTCAGCTGACGCATTCCTTAACTGCACAGAATGGTTATTGGGGCCGGAGTTCCTGTGGAAGTGTGAGCTTAAATGGCCTAAATTAACCGATTCCTCACTAACAATCCCAACTGGTGATCCGGAGGTGAAAGTTCACGCGACTTCTTTAGCGACATCATCTAATCCTTCGATATCGACCTTGTCAGATCTTTTCCAAAGAATCTCCAGCTGGTACCGTTTAAAAAAGGTAGTCGCTTGGATCCTGCGTTATCGAAGCCATCTTCTTATGGCAAGCAAATCCCGGCAAAGTGTTCAGTTGAAGAGCCCCGTTAAAAAACCATCGTTAATTTCTGTTGAAGAGATGGACAGGGCTGAGAAGGCAATACTGCAAAACGTTCAACAGACAGCCTTTCCAGCAGAAGTCCATCAACTCACTGGTCCAAGTGGCTCAAAACATGTTAGACGAAGTAGTCCATTATTCAAACTTGACCCTGTCCTGCGGAATGGTTTGTTGTGTGTCGGCGGAAGATTGTCTTGTGCACGTATATCACTTGATGCAAAACACCAGAAAATTCTACCAAAGAATAACCACGTCTCAAGTCTTATTATCAATCATTACCACACCCTTTCCGGTCACTCGGGAAGACAACATGTGTTGAGTCTATTACGCCAGAAGTATTGGGTTATCAAGGCCAATTCTGCAGTGAGAAAAATCCTAACAAAATGCTACAGTTGTCGCAGACGAGAAGCACCATTGTGTGAACAGAAAATGGCTGACTTGCCAGAAGACCGCTTGGTTCCAGACAGACCCCCATTTACAACCGTTGGAGTCGACTATTTCGGTCCTTTTCACGTGCGTCGTGCCAGGAGTCTTGTGAAACGTTATGGAGTCATCTTTACATGCATGACCATCCGCGCAGTACATATTGAGATTGCTCATAGTCTTGACACAGACTCGTTTCTCCTAGCACTCAGACGTTTCATCGCCAGGAGGGGCCAAGTTCAAGAGTTACGTTCTGACAACGGAACTAACTTCACAAGCGGAGAACGTGAGTTGCGTGAATCAATTCAAGCATGGAATCAGGAGAAGATTCATGAAGAGATGCTGCAAAGAAACATCAAGTGGACTTTCAATCCTCCTTATGGATCGCATCATGGAGGTTTTTGGGAACGGTGCATCCGCTCAATTCGAAGAATTCTGCGCGCCCTTCTTCTAGAACAAACCACAGATGACGAGGGCCTTACCACTCTCATGTGTGAGGTAGAGAGCATCTTGAACAGCCGCCCTATTACCGTAGTCTCTGAAGACTCAAGAGATTTAGAGCCTTTAACGCCAAATCATCTTCTATTGCTGAAATCAGATACCATGATGCCACCAGGTGTTTTCCAGAAGAAAGACCTTCTTTCCCGGCGTAGATGGCGGCAAATTCAATATCTTTCTGATATTTTTTGGAAAAGATGGGCTCGTGAATACCTTCCATTGCTTCAAAGTCGCCAAAAATGGCTGTATCCCCGCCGTAATCTCGCAATTGGAGATGTCGTATTAGTTGCTGCAGAGAACACTTCCAGGAATTCTTGGCCTTTGGGTAGGATTGAGCAAGTTTTTCCAGACAAGAAAGGATTCGTGCGCAGAGTAAAGGTCAAGGTGAAATCTGCCATTCTAGAGCGTCCTGTGGACAAACTCGTTTTATTAATAGAAGGAAAATAGTTTGAATGACTTCCGAACGAGTTTCAGAGACTTTGCGCTAACTTATTAATTTGTAGTCAGTTTCAGAATTCCTACCGCAATTTAGTTGTCCATATTTGTTTAACTATTTTTCGCTCAGATCTTAAAGTATTAGCATTAGTATAAGTGCTTCGTTGGCACTTCACACTTAGGGGCCGGAAAATGTAAGATCTTagcgtgttttctttattattgttctgtttGTGTCAAATTAGTTTGTTTCTCCGCCTCATTAGCTTTTTTGTAGCCTTCTCGTTAGCGTGTCTTGTTTCCGTTTTGTAAGCTTTCGCAcatcattttcacattttgctcGTCATTTACACCTTCACTTTTCccgttttgcataatttagtttcttggtatataaacctatgttttttgccattttgggctcTCCTTTTCTCGATAATCGAAGTCGCGCTACGCGCAGTTAGCTGTCAGGCAGTCCAAGTTCGCTTCAAGCAGTTTCAGTTATCCTTGGTTATAAGTTTATGgtcgtaacaatgtaagtattatCGTTTTCAGTCAGGTCATTTTATCGTTTTCTTGTTGCTTTACATAGCTAATTGTATTTGctgtaactttttattttttcagtttcaacctgcGTTCTTTGTACTATCTTTGTAATAAATGTTAGTTTGTCATGGATTACGTGGTGTTGGAGAGACGTGACTAGATAGTTTTGGTGCCGTTGGCAGTTACAGTTACTTACCCAGCATTTTGGTCTCCGCGGCCCGCAAGAACATCACGACATGAAAGTGGATGACTTCTAGCTATGCAAAGATGACAATGGCGTGGAGTTCGTACAGTTCACTGAAGGGCAGACCAAAACCCGACAAGGAGGTTTGCACACAATGCACCGCGATTTTCAGCCACGAATGTTTGCCCGTTGGTGGAGAAAGATGCCCAGCGGCTCTTTTTCAGCACTTTGTGAGTCGCCGGCCTCAAAAGCTGAAGACGACTGGTCCATTTTACCTCTCCATCAACACAAACAGAAGGCCAGATGACAACGTGTAGTTTAAAGTACAACCAATGGGGGAACTCAaaataaatgatatgatgaAGAGCATTGTGGCAGATACTTTTCTTGAGAGTAGCGACAAAAAGTTCACCATGCAACCACAGTGCTCGCAAAACGGTGGTTAGCAAATTGAAGAAAGTGAACGTCAAGCTGTCCAGGATTGTAAAGGTCACCGGGCACAAGAACATCCAGTCATTAGATGACTACGACGAGGCAAATGAAGACGAACAGCGACAGCTTTCGTATACCATTTCAGGGAGGAATAACATCAATCCACAACCGCCAGTATCCAGAGAAGTTCATAGCCGACAAGAGCCGCTTGCGTCTTCAGCTCAAAAACCGATTTCAATGCCCAATTCAGCAGCGTTTGGATTAAACTAAAGTTCCACATCGCTCAATCCGACAATGATGAGAGCTCAAGAGCAAAATCTGTTGAACACTTTCAACTACTGTAAGGTGCCAGTCAACTTCAAGAGCTGCAAGTCTTCCAGGCCAACCATTCCAAGTGTGAAGCCTATTAAGCGTCATCGCGTCCATATAAATGAGAGCGATTTAGACTCCCATTAAACAATGAGTTTTGAAATACTTTATGCCTTATTTTGGCTTGAAATTCCTCACAAATTTTTTGTAAATCTTAATGAAAGCGTTCTTCAGCGATTTCATGtgcaaatatttttaaacgaaCCACGTCAGTTGAGCTCGTAGCATTATCAGCTGATCTTCATCAGCCAATCAGTTAATCCGCGTCACATGCTTGCTTCCTGTCTGCAATAACTTCCGGCCTCCACTCGCCgaagcggctcgtgcaatttcagctttttgaacaACTCACtcatgcaaattaattccaaattgaactcgaaaccatatgattacctatacttacCATTGCAGACTGAAAAAGAGACAGAGGAAACCTTGGTTTGACATGAATGTTGTGGCTTTATTGCTAACCCACTTACTAATTACCTATATTCATAGAATTTTAGATTAATTTGAAATCGTTTGTAACAGTTTTTGGATAAATGACTTTGTACTTTTGTTTCCAGGTAGCAAAATGTTAGATGAGCCTAGAGGAACTTAAAAGTGCTGCAACAGAGATTAAGGCCCATCCAGGAGGCTTTTGTCAACTTCTTTAAATGAAATACGTGAGAGGATGTTCAAACAGAATTTGGCAGTACTGTCTCCCCTGAAAAGATCTTGCAGTTTACAGTGAGTACTTAGAGAGCATCAATTATTGttctttattattccactattgcgtcattttaccatatttggtcaagagaacgcgcaaaatatgagacggtaatacactgtattgaccggtttagaacagagcaaatactggcggaacggcagtttttaaatgaaagaaattgttttcatcgcaatacaatgcgtgagaatttaaacaaaaatttggttttatcaaacgagttgataaaggttgaattaccaccgtgaaagatttagaaagctgacgtttcgagcgttagcccttcgtcagagcgaatagaggaattgtgggttgttgtggtttatataagagtgtagaggagctttgccattggtgaagatatggtcttatgaagttgtgaataaattagtggaatgagaggcgttcattgattccgtggggagagagtgtacccagttgaaaaattaatttttgttcgagatttttgcggctttctgtgttcccgtggtgtaagtaaagcccgcaaatagtcatgttgtggtgggagtggttaggaagattgaaatggcgcgcgactggtttggacgcatctgtgttgttttgttctgcgtctcgtaggtgttcgcggaagcggtccgccagtctcctccctgtttcacctatgtagattttcttgcatagagtgcaggttatacaatagatgacatttgaggagatgcaagtaaaatggtctgtgactttgacggatcgattgggtcctgagatgttaactgtgttggaaataaagggacaagttttgcatcgtgtgcgtttgcatgtgaaggttcctggtttgttgttaaacttgaatgcgctcctgactaagaaattgcctaagtttttgtcgcgtttgaatgaaatgagcggtggtaaagaaaatatgtgtttagtttcgggatcattgctgagaattttgaagtttttgagaatgacatttttgattgcaaggttttgtgggtggtaggtaagtgtgaatggaattctgtcggtttcttcgttctgtgaagtttgtagtgcggtctctcggtcgatttcttgggcgcggtgtttgcctgtggttacagcggagtcagggtagccgcgttttttgaaaaactggcacatttcctcgcatttgttgttaaagtcggtgtcgtcactgcagaggcgtctcagtctgagaaattgagagaatgggatggcattttttacgtgttgtggatgagaggacgaatgtagcaagtagttatgagaatcggttggtttgtagtgtacgctagtggataaaccgttgtcgttgatagaaagtttgatgtcgaggaaagctaacgaattttcggaaatttcccaggtgtattttagagccgggtgaaaggaattgactgaattaataaataagttaagttcttctttgctggatgaagtggcgccgacgcagtcatcgatgtagcgcttgtaaagatcaggttttggtccgtggtagttggagaaaaatttgttttctatgaagcctacgaagaggttggcgtagctaggtcccattttggttcccattgcaacaccgttgatttgtttgtagtagttgtcaccaaacgaaaaacagttgagtgtgagaaccaattcggctagacggagtaaggtttccgagcttggttttttgataggacgttgattaaaaaagcatttgagtgcttggaggccttcattgttgagaatttagcttgtcatcgtttgtcactcgtcatcttgtttatccatcaaataaagatctttggctggctttttgtgctgtttacatcgttcgcacgcaccctgaagaacagatgatgcatttttttaaaacaccctttccaaataaaattgaaggaaaataacacctttttgtagtggaataataaacctcttattagatggtttagcatataatactcgcggacattttgctcattgctcacATTTTTCGTCGCCCCTGCGGGACTCGGAAAAATACTatgcaactcgcaaaatatttgcgcgtattatatgctaaaccatttaataaggtgtatttattagTTCACCAGTCCAGCAACACCTAAGAATATCCCACTTGGCTCCAGTTCAGTTGCAGTTTGAGCGGCcctattttttcaatttttgaagcCTCAGGCTTTGGACTTTTGTCTTGGTTTTTATTCCACTCACCCCTAAACTGGCCATACTTAGtatttactctgtctaacgccagacgattttacttgtcaatagGGAACCCCTAGGGAGTCAATGGGTTAATTGACACTCATGTCTCATTGAACTCTATCAAATTTACTCTCTTTTCCATTTTTCAGGGAAAAGATTTGGAACAAACCCATGAGTTCCAGAAATTCTTAGACCTCTTGAAGCGAAAGAAAGATGGAGATGGTCTAGAAGTGACTGATCTTATAAATGGGCAGTTGGGTGCACTGGGGCTAATCATTTCTAGCAAAACACTGCTTGATGTCGAGCAGAATTCTATTGCTAAGCTCCCACACTTTCAAGGAGCCTTTTTGGCAATCGGGAAAGCTGGTGAGTATTGCAAGGTAAGCCTGATTGAGACCAATTTTCTCAATACCGTTTAGACTTTGTGAACTGAAATTTACTCACTGTCTCTGGTGGCACCTTCCTAGCAAACCAGAAATTACAGCGTACCATAACTACCACATTTGAACGGCCTTAAAAGTTCATATATTATCTTTGAATCAATCTTTCAGTACTCTATCAGTCTTGTCAGTATGTGCAACTTGATGTCAAACACAAGTGTGCATGTTCTGTGAATGTTTGCTAGTTTCCTGCCTGTTTTTGGTTTATTTAATAATTGACAAAAAACGATAATTGACAAAAAACGATAATTGTGTTTTgtcaattgaaaataaataatatttttaaaatgtttttgttgttcaCAGAATGCCCCTGATGCTATTGGGTTGATTGCCAGAATCAACTTTACAAAGTTGACATCCTTTAACATAGTGCTCTTTACAGTAGTTGATGATGTGAAAAAGCTCAAGGACAAGATGATGGAAGAGGGTGCTACGCATGCACAAACTGGACATTTCTATTTCAAAATAAGCCCTCAACTGACAGTCAAGGTAAAATACAGGAGGAACATTTTAGTTTCGAGCTGACCACTGCAATTTCCTTCATTAATATTttgtgatattaattttttgttattgcaACAGTTCATTTTATAATAAGTAAAGAATACATGTACCTGTGCAGGCACATCTCTATATGGGTATGTCTTAACTCTCACAAACATGCATTTCAGGGCCATATTTGAAGGAGTCCCTCAGCACCTTTGTGGTAGGACACTGGTCAGTATCAAGACAGGTGACATCAAGGCATTTTTCTGTTGCAAAAAGTGGAAATGTGATATTTGTGGAGCACGTTCCTTCACAGTGTGGCAGTTCAGAAACACTACCAGTGAAAGCCTACACGTGGCTTGTGAATCACCTGTCAAGGGAAGGGGATGCTGTGGTAGATGTTGGCAGCCTTAAAGGAAGGCCGAAATGCAGTGTGGTTGAGCACTGCATCACAATTTGAACTTGTAAGATTACAGACAAGGATTTCAACCCTCCTGTTTAGTGAAACATAAAGATGGGTAACTCCACAGTATTCAACATAAACGTTTTGATGTGGCAATGTGGCTATGAACCTGTACAGCCCACATGCTAGAGTGTAAGGTAACTTTACACTCcacttttggaattttaattggtattatgttttctttttgtgtgttttggTTAGTGGACATTTACCAGATGGATGTATTGCTGACACCATTTGacagatgtaaaaaaaaaaatcattaacaCTATCCACTTCTAGTAAAATCCAACACAATGATATGCAATGCTGTGGAGTTACCCATCTGGAACACTTGGAAGTGTTGCTCCTTGgacatttcatttgaattttttagtATTTGTTCATTTTAAGGATTTAATTACATTATtcaccataataataatttgtagcAGGGTCTGCAAGGTCCTTGCCAACTAAACAGTAAGTGACCCAAGTTTTAAgacttgatttaaaaaaaaaatccaggcgGTCAGGTTTAAATGTGAGAAATGGCGGACCTTAAAATCCAAAACTTACTCTCAAAGTAAACAGCCTTTGGATAAAAATGAAAGCTCAAAATTTTACCAGTCAAGTGTTAAGCAATTACACTTtcaaaatctgaagaaaaaaaggaaaaggaagtgagtttttgatcatagtagcacttagtTAGCAGGGTCAAAAGTGGTATTTTTCAAACTCACAAACTCATTTCTGTAGTGCTGTTTTCGTGAACAAACACATGCATGATCAAGCGACACAACCAAAAATAGAAACAAATAAAATGCTTATCCATGCAAGGCTTTTTTCCCTTGCACCTGATTGGTTGCACCTcttaaaacaatatttcaaaaacagtTTATATATCTTAGGTCTGCACAGTTTTGTCAATTTCACTTTAGAAGCTTGAAAATTGCCAATGAGGTTGGGGTGTCCAGTGCTTTGGGCACAAAAATTCCCCCCATTCACTAACACATCATGCCAGTGAGGCTGACTAACTTGCAAAGCAGTACACCTTTGCGAACACCCGCGAGTTAGGCTGGGGTGAACATTTCTTCGGCCCAAAAGGCAAAGAAACTAAAGAAGTAGGTATAACAATAACTTATGAATGGCTAGTCCACTGCTTTGGACCAAAACCCAAAAATACAAGCGGGTCAAATCGCCTAAGCTAAACAGAGAGAAATTCGAAACTTAGAGGCTACAGAGTGAGTAGGACATAGTACATAAACAGCTGGGATAgcaaaattgaagaaaaatgaaatttacaaaTCGAATACAACAAGTTGCCAGAGAAACGCAAGCACAGAAGACCTCtgtgatgctggtgcagtgctctaaccaacagCGAGAATAAGAATGTAGCATGCCTGAAGAGCACGTCTTTGATCTGCGGTGGCCATCTTtcaaatgtttgtttattggACCCATTCCTACCCTACTTTTCCTTGCGATTGCTACAATCATTTAAAAACCATCCAGTTTTAATGATCGCAACAATCACAACGATCACAATGATCTTGACACAATGATAGCTGCGATCGTTGCGATcgtatggaaaccaggcttaagttCCACTGAGGATAGGGCTTCATAATGTTCTTGGACAGAGGGAAAGCATCATCTTCAACTATATGATGATTAACAGGACATGGAATTCCATCAATTGTTTTAGCTAGTGGCAAGTTGAGGGTCTTTCAGTGATGATACCGCAAACACACCTGCATCTCCAGCACGGCCAGGTGCAGCAACATCCACGTAcagaaatctgtagtttgcatCAGCAAGGGCAAGAAGCAGCACACTAAAAAAGTGCTTGTAGTTGAAAAATTCAGATTCACCATTGGGTGGTTGCTATATGGCTATGTGCTTGCCGTCAAGAGCCCCAATGCAACACGGGTAATTCCACTTGCTACTTTTTGCCATTCCTCGGCTGTGGCTGGTACCTGACAAATGGAAAGTTGTAAaaaacatcatcatcattgatgATGGTGCACTGGGATCTGCTCATTGTGTGAAAGGTAGGTAAGGGTTTGGGCCACGGGTGGTACGTGGCAAGTTTAAAAGTGCAGGCTTGAAACTAACCATTAATATGTAACATTTTCCTAGAAAAGATTCACATTTATAATCTTTTACATATGTGAAAGAAATGTAACTCCCCGGCTGCActtgtatatttaacaatgggttcgaatcccgtggagtcacctgaatttttcagggttctttttttcatgggttcgaatcccgttgagtcacctgaatttttcaagttcatgagacaattgcttaaattgtccaacaagtgcgaggatcatatcttcatttgatttcaaacaccgcactgcatataacatttctttcatatgacattcctttcacgaaaaaacatgagcccaacaaattgacctgctctccactgtgtgacttcatagctcagttggttagagcactgcaccggcatcgcagaggtcatgggttcgaatcccgttgagtcacctgaatttttcaggttcatgagacaattgcttaaataattgtccagcaagtgcgaggatcatatcttcatttgatttcaaacaccgcactgcatataacatttctttcatatgacattcctctCACGaaaaaacatgagcccaacaaattgacctgctctccactgtgtgacttcatagctcagttggttagagcactgcaccggcatcgcagaggtcatgggttcgaatcccgtcgagtcacctgaatttttcaggttcatgagacaattgcttaaattgtccagcaagtgcgaggatcatatcttcatttgacttTTACATATGGTTgctaatttgaattttctttttaaattcacTTTTTTAACCAATCCCATAATACAGTTCATTTTGGGAGATATTTGCTCTAAAAGAATGGATATTCAGTTCCCTGAAGCATGAACCTCCCAAAACATATTGCGGGGTTCTGCGCAAGttcgcgactggtttggacgcatgcgtccaaaccagtcgtgtgccatttcaatcttcctaaccattccccccacaacatgactatttgcgggctttacttacaccacgggaacacagaaagccgcaaaaatctcgaacaaaaattaattgttcaactgggtacactctctccccacggaatcaatgaacgcctctcattccactaatttattcacaacttcatgtgaccatatcttcaccaatggctaagctcctctacactcttatataaaccacaacaacccacaattcctctattcgctctgacgaagggctaacgctcgaaacgtcagctttctaaatctttcacggtggtaattcaacctttatcaactcgtttgataaaaccaaatttttgttttgatctctcccaccgacgcagcaccacagtttctttagaaacgagGAATTCATTTATAATTTTGAATACGTACCTACGCCTCTCTCAGCTGGAGGTGTGGGTATGTACATTGACAACGGATTCaagtataggtggtttgcaaccaatctccagggacagaaataacaatgctgcaatgtacaattgctggtggacgaacaaaaggagctaatcagaaatcttttgttttcgtccaccaacatggcggctatgacgtaacgtgaa
This window of the Acropora muricata isolate sample 2 chromosome 14, ASM3666990v1, whole genome shotgun sequence genome carries:
- the LOC136898010 gene encoding LOW QUALITY PROTEIN: uncharacterized protein (The sequence of the model RefSeq protein was modified relative to this genomic sequence to represent the inferred CDS: substituted 2 bases at 2 genomic stop codons), which encodes MAWSSYSSLKGRPKPDKEVCTQCTAIFSHECLPVGGERCPAALFQHFRLRPIQEAFVNFFKXNTXEDVQTEFGSTVSPEKILQFTGKDLEQTHEFQKFLDLLKRKKDGDGLEVTDLINGQLGALGLIISSKTLLDVEQNSIAKLPHFQGAFLAIGKAGEYCKNAPDAIGLIARINFTKLTSFNIVLFTVVDDVKKLKDKMMEEGATHAQTGHFYFKISPQLTVKVKYRRNILVSS